A region of Osmerus eperlanus chromosome 9, fOsmEpe2.1, whole genome shotgun sequence DNA encodes the following proteins:
- the LOC134027123 gene encoding uncharacterized protein LOC134027123 codes for MGAQAHNMYLLLGCLLLSWLSTEVSAESSLDTNYTVVAHAVLVGEPFTMSCPLQGFNQTWRRVNQKKTLVQGNPFTLHSATLNDTGQYQCAYENKSLWLAGQPVTLTVVELLPPVWVTADPVTPTIVEGHEVSLKCSQNDSSIGPLSWVWKRKGVQDVWEEVGRGRALTLTRSSQTGAYRCQVNSNTSAIYQEKISPECSVLIISLPITISYHVAVAGLTLALLALLLLALLFLRMLRLRTNETASLQDLVRSKETAVPHQSNHKKITNKSPKRSAQKPAVEVGEIYMNSETFGKAYCDLNTDQTIVEEIYDTLD; via the exons ATGGGAGCTCAGGCACACAACATGTACCTGCTGCTGGGGTGTCTACTGCTCTCCTGGCTTAGCACTGAAG TCTCTGCAGAGTCTTCACTGGACACTAACTACACGGTCGTGGCTCATGCTGTCTTGGTGGGTGAACCGTTCACAATGTCATGCCCCCTACAAGGCTTTAACCAAACCTGGAGACGTGTAAACCAGAAAAAAACACTTGTTCAAGGCAACCCCTTCACTCTGCACAGCGCTACCCTTAACGACACAGGGCAGTACCAGTGTGCTTACGAGAACAAATCCTTGTGGTTGGCAGGACAGCCTGTAACGTTGACTGTCGTAG AGTTACTCCCTCCTGTGTGGGTGACTGCAGACCCAGTTACGCCAACCATAGTGGAAGGTCATGAAGTCAGCCTCAAGTGTAGCCAAAACGACTCCAGTATCGGGCCTCTGTCTTGGGTGTGGAAGCGGAAGGGGGTGCAGGacgtgtgggaggaggtgggcaggggcagggcGCTGACTCTCACCAGGTCCAGCCAGACTGGGGCGTACCGCTGCCAGGTCAACAGCAACACTTCTGCCATCTACCAGGAGAAAATCAGCCCGGAATGCAGCGTCCTCATCATCTCCCTGCCAATAACCA TCAGTTACCATGTAGCTGTGGCAGGGCTGACACTGGCTCTGTTGGCATTGCTCCTATTGGCCCTTCTGTTTCTGAGGATGTTGAGACTGAGGACCAACGAGACAGCTAGTCTCCAGGATCTGGTCAGAAGCAAAG agACTGCTGTACCTCACCAAAGTAATCACAAAAAAATCACAAATAAATCACCAAA GAGGAGTGCCCAAAAACCTGCTGTTGAGGTGGGGGAGATCTATATGAACTCTGAAACCTTTGGCAAAGCCTACTGTGACCTCAACACTGACCAGACAATTGTAGAGGAGATCTACGACACCCTGGACTGA